A genomic region of Streptosporangium lutulentum contains the following coding sequences:
- a CDS encoding helix-turn-helix domain-containing protein, whose product MPDTTRPPMPVDEQPHELTAPRRPTEPLWRDALGRCLRSLRLERGEILTETARRAGVSPQYLSEMERGVKEPSSEMIAAVAGALDVTLGELTLEVATSLRAAPTGTAPAGPTCQAAFALAA is encoded by the coding sequence ATGCCCGACACCACCCGGCCGCCCATGCCCGTCGACGAGCAGCCGCACGAGCTGACCGCGCCACGCCGGCCGACGGAGCCGCTGTGGCGTGACGCGCTCGGCCGGTGCCTGAGGAGCCTGCGCCTCGAGCGCGGAGAGATACTGACCGAGACCGCCCGCCGTGCCGGGGTCTCGCCGCAGTACCTCTCCGAGATGGAACGCGGTGTCAAGGAGCCTTCGAGCGAGATGATCGCCGCAGTCGCCGGTGCCCTGGACGTGACGCTCGGTGAGTTGACGCTCGAGGTCGCCACGAGCCTGCGGGCTGCGCCGACCGGAACCGCTCCGGCGGGCCCGAC